The following are encoded in a window of Ogataea parapolymorpha DL-1 chromosome VII, whole genome shotgun sequence genomic DNA:
- a CDS encoding Hsp70 nucleotide exchange factor FES1 yields MEKLLQWSIANQSDDKELRAKTPAPDPELLAQLFGQAVDEPTQMKQNMAVITSPEIDLENKLVAFDNFEMLIENLDNANNIENLKLWDPLLQQLSSPEPKLQALACSCIGTATQNNPKSQQNFLQYAEGENGMAKLVELASDKSPETNLKAIYALANIVRHNKEGVESFEKHNGWDIIAPILNSDKSTEKLKLRALSLLNAALSTPIDSARLEKLQQDQVVKSLLGLIKVDGHIGCIDSATNIVTTLMSHKYSFDDEEKKMVVQAVEQLEKMKDQISHEDLQILKSVS; encoded by the coding sequence ATGGAGAAACTACTTCAGTGGTCGATTGCCAATCAGTCAGACGACAAGGAATTGCGGGCCAAGACCCCAGCGCCAGATCCTGAGCTCCTGGCTCAGCTCTTTGGACAGGCTGTGGATGAGCCTACACAGATGAAGCAAAATATGGCAGTCATTACAAGCCCCGAGATCGATTTGGAGAACAAGCTCGTTGCCTTCGACAATTTTGAGATGTTGATCGAAAACCTCGACAATGCAAATAATATTGAGAACTTGAAGCTTTGGGATCCGttgctgcagcagctcagCAGCCCAGAGCCCAAACTCCAGGCCTTGGCTTGTTCCTGTATAGGAACCGCCACGCAGAACAACCCTAAGTCACAGCAAAATTTCCTTCAGTATGCGGAGGGCGAGAATGGGATGGCAaagcttgtggagctggctTCAGACAAGTCTCCAGAAACGAATCTGAAAGCTATCTATGCTCTGGCAAATATCGTGAGACACAACAAAGAAGGCGTGGAatcttttgaaaaacacaaTGGATGGGACATTATTGCACCGATTTTGAACAGCGACAAGTCTACTGAAAAGCTGAAGCTGAGAGCACTATCGCTGCTGAACGCTGCTTTATCTACCCCAATCGACTCGGCTagacttgaaaaattgcagcAAGACCAGGTTGTCAAGTCTCTGCTCGGTCTAATAAAGGTAGACGGCCACATAGGATGCATAGACTCTGCCACCAACATTGTGACGACGCTGATGTCTCACAAGTATAgttttgacgacgaggagaagaaaatggtGGTCCAGGCGGTGGAACAActggagaagatgaaaGATCAAATCTCGCACGAGGACCTGCAAATCTTGAAGTCAGTATCTTAA
- a CDS encoding Magnesium transport protein corA: MSLVYDSADPELPNLPESAHWSDSDYASDDGSGPSTDSVPFSSETGQIDINHKSDSDSPRTVSQPTQEHQKAAGPHVTVPRPNHRRKHKARSRKYAGSGTKKERTGWEPGIDVRTTNVVMNTPGSWVVVTDYSPDRYRVTHYEVVSETGADDDALDLQLLYAEGKQDPDPEAVEAQLKEYRKRAAQSKLAFERGVKNRPLWSHVRWINVNGLSWEAISTIGKHYNLHRLSIEDMIDIPQRTKVDLYPNHLFTVLPLIKVVRTNRPRESAGNRHVSADDSKSLRSRASSVHTVDMTLSERISDERKMRKLSDINFRSLRDERKKSRKMRNLEIRRPLNSKGLAVGIEQVSIFLTDDNTVITFFEHSAGDITKAILTRLAAKDTLLRTSDEASILFHSILDAIVDLVYPVTSAYDQRLNEIELDILTNPTISHTQELHLMINELANLKSRIMPACNLIHQMREVTNFRKFMSENSVLYMNDIYDHLVSYVDDIESMSRTIENLVNLIFNTLSVETNNSMKQLSLVTVIFLPLSFWAGYFGMNFDRFGNLEKGVGFYWKVTIPFTFGLILLVMWRDIFKKVDYSRKYVTRVMADFAIDRAEKKRKLRRRKNLV; this comes from the coding sequence ATGTCGCTTGTTTACGATTCGGCAGATCCTGAGCTGCCGAATTTGCCAGAGTCGGCCCATTGGTCAGACTCAGACTACGCGAGCGACGACGGATCCGGGCCCAGCACGGACTCTGTGCCGTTTTCGAGCGAGACGGGCCAGATAGATATAAATCACAAGTCCGACAGCGACTCGCCTCGTACGGTCTCGCAGCCCACTCAGGAACACCAGAAGGCGGCTGGTCCGCACGTGACGGTGCCAAGACCCAACCACAGACGGAAACACAAGGCCAGGTCGCGCAAATACGCCGGCAGCGGAACAAAGAAGGAACGCACTGGCTGGGAGCCAGGAATCGACGTCCGGACAACAAACGTGGTCATGAATACGCCGGGGTCCTGGGTCGTGGTGACAGATTACTCGCCGGACAGATATAGAGTGACGCACTACGAGGTTGTCTCCGAAACAGgcgccgacgacgacgctCTGGATCTCCAGCTGTTGTATGCAGAGGGCAAACAAGACCCCGATCCAGAGGCTGTTGAGGCGCAACTGAAGGAGTACAGAAAGCGCGCAGCGCAGTCGAAGCTGGCGTTTGAGCGTGGAGTGAAAAATCGGCCTCTGTGGTCGCACGTCAGATGGATCAACGTCAACGGGCTCTCGTGGGAGGCCATTTCGACGATAGGCAAGCATTACAATCTTCACAGACTATCCATAGAGGATATGATTGACATTCCGCAGCGCACGAAGGTCGATTTGTACCCGAACCACCTGTTTACGGTGCTTCCCCTGATAAAGGTGGTCAGAACAAACCGTCCGCGAGAATCCGCTGGAAACCGCCATGTTTCGGCCGACGACTCGAAATCGCTGCGCTCACGAGCCTCGTCTGTGCACACGGTGGACATGACGCTTTCTGAGCGaatcagcgacgagagAAAGATGCGAAAGCTGTCAGACATCAATTTCAGGTCTCTTCGCGACGAGCGCAAGAAAAGCCGCAAAATGCGCAACCTCGAAATCCGCAGACCGTTGAACAGCAAGGGCCTTGCTGTTGGGATCGAGCAGGTCTCGATTTTCCTCACGGACGACAACACAGTAATTACCTTTTTCGAGCATTCGGCAGGAGACATCACCAAGGCCATTCTGACTCGTCTGGCGGCCAAGGACACGCTGCTGCGCACAAGCGACGAGGCCTCGATTCTGTTCCATTCCATTCTTGACGCAATAGTCGATCTCGTCTACCCCGTGACGTCTGCCTACGACCAACGCCTAAACGAGATAGAGCTGGACATTCTGACCAATCCAACCATCTCGCACACCCAGGAATTGCATTTAatgatcaacgagctggccaaccTCAAGTCGCGCATCATGCCAGCCTGCAACCTGATCCATCAGATGAGAGAGGTGACCAATTTCCGCAAGTTCATGTCTGAAAACAGCGTTTTGTACATGAACGATATATACGACCATCTGGTGTCATACGTGGACGACATTGAGTCGATGTCGAGGACGATCGAAAACCTAGTGAACCTAATCTTTAACACGTTGTCAGTGGAGACCAACAACTCCATGAAACAGCTGTCTTTGGTGACTGTGATCTTCCTTCCGCTCAGCTTCTGGGCAGGCTATTTTGGCATGAATTTCGACAGGTTCGGgaacctggaaaaaggAGTTGGGTTCTACTGGAAAGTGACCATTCCGTTTACGTTTGGGCTCATTCTGCTGGTGATGTGGCGCGATATCTTTAAAAAAGTGGACTACTCAAGAAAATACGTCACACGGGTAATGGCCGATTTCGCCATAGACAGagcagagaaaaagagaaagctACGGCGCAGGAAAAACCTGGTTTAA
- a CDS encoding CBL-interacting protein kinase 11, whose product MTSTVLSDKVDSQLKLLSQDLQATMDEYLAYEKGSYLKNKYKFLSNLQNGSFGQVTCALNMVDNTKVAVKALKKTIPGISFMARHEISIMRKLGYHPNVCQLLESFETKKYIVLVLEYVPGGDLYDAIHTQSPLGVEYQTNPQMFLSLVNQLADVMRYAYSRGVYHRDIKPENVLLMRDGSIKLCDWGLATYAGKCRDFNVGTEKYMAPEALRQKGEWYDAKGADSWSLAITLLFTLFGKCPFRKADTNDVNFVNFLKSKEFLYDYYPSINQVSFKAIVECFMVERDLDGGLELLNREGPTKGFTLDQEYKLELTRRQQEFAVQSDPAVASVRDDDVLGGEFFMFDTEPEYRVEMLEDQKQASYVGAPLRAVDIRPIPDSVGTAYSIFDTQAPPSLTFSYETNDGLVGSWCDEFDEMCGMKHTR is encoded by the coding sequence ATGACATCGACGGTCCTCTCAGACAAGGTGGACTCccagctcaagctgctgtcGCAGGACTTGCAGGCAACCATGGACGAATATCTTGCGTACGAGAAAGGCTCGTACCTCAAGAACAAGTACAAGTTCTTGTCGAACTTGCAGAACGGGTCGTTCGGTCAGGTCACGTGTGCGCTCAACATGGTGGACAACACCAAGGTGGCCGTCAAGGCGTTGAAAAAAACGATCCCCGGTATTTCCTTCATGGCCAGACACGAGATCTCCATCATGCGCAAGCTGGGGTATCATCCGAACGTTTGCCAGCTCCTGGAGAGCTTTGAGACCAAGAAGTACATTGTCCTGGTTCTGGAGTACGTTCCGGGCGGCGACCTGTACGACGCCATCCACACACAGTCGCCTCTGGGTGTTGAGTACCAGACCAACCCGCAGATGTTTCTGAGTCTTGTCAATCAGCTGGCTGATGTTATGCGTTACGCCTACTCCCGTGGCGTGTATCACAGGGACATCAAGCCCGAGAACGTTTTGCTGATGAGAGACGGCAGCATCAAGCTGTGTGATTGGGGTCTTGCCACTTACGCAGGCAAATGCAGAGACTTCAACGTGGGCACGGAGAAATACATGGCTCCAGAGGCTCTTCGTCAGAAGGGCGAGTGGTACGACGCCAAAGGTGCCGACTCATGGTCTCTGGCCATCACGTTGCTGTTCACGTTGTTCGGCAAGTGTCCGTTCCGCAAAGCAGACACCAACGACGTGAACTTTGTGAACTTCCTCAAGTCGAAGGAGTTCCTTTACGACTACTACCCAAGCATTAACCAGGTCTCGTTCAAGGCGATTGTGGAGTGTTTTATGGTTGAAAGAGATCTAGACGGTGGTCtagagctgctcaacagagAAGGCCCTACCAAGGGCTTTACCCTTGACCAAGAGTACAAGCTGGAGCTTACTAGACGTCAACAGGAGTTTGCCGTTCAGTCCGATCCGGCTGTTGCATCTGTGCGCGACGACGATGTTTTGGGAGGCGAGTTCTTCATGTTCGATACCGAGCCCGAGTACCGGGTCGAGATGTTGGAGGATCAGAAGCAGGCTTCTTACGTGGGCGCCCCGCTACGTGCTGTGGACATCCGTCCCATTCCCGATTCCGTCGGAACAGCTTACTCTATCTTCGATACACAGGCGCCTCCTTCGCTCACTTTTTCGTATGAGACCAACGACGGGTTGGTTGGATCCTGGTGCGACGAGTTTGATGAAATGTGCGGTATGAAGCATACAAGGTGA
- a CDS encoding putative secreted protein, producing the protein MVSCLKIVKLVGIGSLGLATSSFGLAAYNAVPDLISSTKLSILDSQELRKRFRCLLVQVRSILAVFGTAASVLFTMAYTRSPVTGKHPYLIYAALGAPLCAAYYCYGVLPLELQIFQSPQKRDLGPLPAKTSKTDDLTSPLDNSVYNDLGTESDAVREEPAEDEQFQELELKTETISKLQSLKLGYSYSSLISGAAFVLATIGYLGDPL; encoded by the coding sequence ATGGTTAGTTGTCTCAAGatcgtcaaactcgtggGCATTGGCTCGCTTGGCCTGGCCACGTCCAGCTTCGGCCTCGCAGCATATAACGCCGTGCCTGATCTGATTAGCTCCACCAAGCTGAGCATCCTCGACTCGCAAGAGCTGCGCAAAAGATTCCGTTGCTTGCTCGTGCAAGTGCGCTCGATCCTCGCTGTCTTTGGCACCGCGGCCTCGGTGCTCTTCACGATGGCATACACACGGTCCCCTGTCACAGGCAAACACCCATACCTGATCTACGCCGCCCTGGGAGCACCGCTCTGCGCAGCCTACTACTGTTACGGCGTTTTGCCACTGGAACTCCAAATTTTCCAATCCCCGCAGAAACGCGACTTGGGCCCCCTGCCGGCCAAGACCAGCAAAACAGACGATTTGACGTCGCCGCTCGACAACAGCGTCTACAACGACCTGGGAACCGAGTCCGACGCCGTCCGGGAGGAACCGGCTGAGGACGAGCAGTTccaggagctcgagctcaagacAGAAACGATCTCGAAACTGCAATCGCTCAAGCTCGGCTactcgtactcgtcgctCATCTCTGGAGCCGCGTTCGTGCTCGCCACAATCGGTTATCTAGGTGACCCTCTATAA
- a CDS encoding NADPH-dependent alpha-keto amide reductase yields the protein MSTPSFTLARTGDKIPAIAFGSGTKHQKKKKGDPVLKDSVDESLVDIIKFALTEGKFTHLDTAEVYTTRIEVGKAIAESGVPRNKLWITDKWNQGWGGRHRSTTPSGPYESLVKGLELMKIDYVDLFLIHAPFFGEDANEVTVEEAWRQMERLVDEGKARNIGVSNFDVPVLQKILAFCKYKPQVNQIEYNPYLQEQSPGIVEFCKRNEILVEAFSPLTPIVPTKVTEGPLDPVLKELESKYGVTNTLLLLRWVYQTGILPITTSTNKERLKDITKVWEFELEPSDVEKISAAGKKFHYRGFFQDYFEKYDQAR from the coding sequence ATGTCCACACCTTCGTTTACTCTCGCGCGGACCGGCGACAAGATCCCTGCCATTGCGTTTGGCAGCGGCACCAagcaccagaaaaagaagaagggcGACCCTGTCCTCAAGGACTCCGTCGACGAGTCGCTCGTcgacatcatcaaattTGCGCTCACGGAGGGCAAATTCACCCACCTGGACACGGCAGAGGTGTACACGACCCGCATTGAGGTCGGTAAGGCGATTGCCGAGTCGGGAGTCCCCCGCAACAAGCTCTGGATCACCGACAAATGGAACCAGGGCTGGGGAGGCAGACACCGGTCGACGACTCCGTCGGGGCCATACGAGTCGCTGGTCAAGGGCCTGGAGCTCATGAAGATCGACTACGTGGAcctgtttttgatccatGCGCCATTTTTCGGCGAAGACGCCAACGAGGTCACTGTCGAAGAGGCCTGGAGGCAGATGGAACGGCTGGTCGATGAGGGCAAGGCTAGAAACATCGGAGTGTCCAACTTCGATGTTCCGGTGCTGCAAAAAATCCTCGCTTTTTGCAAGTACAAGCCGCAGGTCAACCAGATAGAGTACAATCCTTATCTACAGGAGCAGTCGCCCGGGATTGTGGAGTTTTGCAAGCGGAACGAGATCTTGGTAGAGGCCTTTTCGCCGCTGACGCCGATCGTCCCAACGAAGGTCACGGAGGGACCTTTGGATCcggttttgaaagagctggagtCGAAGTACGGCGTCACTaacacgctgctgctgctgagatGGGTGTACCAGACAGGCATTTTGCCGATCACTACGTCGACTAACAAGGAGCGGCTGAAGGACATTACGAAGGTGTGggagtttgagctggagccCAGCGATGTGGAGAAGATCTCTGCCGcgggaaaaaaattccacTATAGAGGCTTTTTCCAAGACTACTTTGAGAAGTACGACCAGGCCAGATAA
- a CDS encoding External NADH-ubiquinone oxidoreductase 1, mitochondrial, with protein MLAARRAVRLNTIATRAFSSSVVATSAQRKSLFHKLFRIPLDVGAIGTVLATTWMGASIYREANPRNQKPQTALTAAGAEKKSIVILGSGWGAASMLKDLDTSLYNVTVVSPRSYFLFTPLLPSAPTGTIEARSIVEPIRSIAKRTPAEVTYIEADATDVDVTKNTLKIKFPESNADAEELVKEVKYDYLVVAVGAQPSTFNIPGVAEHACFLKELPDAIQVRKRFLECVEKASLYPEGSEERKRLLHFVVVGGGPTGVEFAGELKDYVDEDLTKWMPSIAKEVQITLIEALPNVLNSFSKSLWTYAQKTFAENNIELILNTAVNKVTATTITASTKKKDGSVEQKEIPYGMLVWAAGIRPANFTNHLISKIEAQAGARRGLLVDENLKVKGTENVYAIGDCAFTGHPPTGQVAHQEGHYLASTFAKMAAIDDLQSELARASNSDERAKVQARLDAALAQIKPFKYNHLGSLSYVGGEKAVADLVWGSFSSTSTGGAFTYLIWRSSYIAMCISARMRALVAADWLKVSLFGRDLTNE; from the coding sequence ATGTTGGCAGCAAGACGGGCCGTGCGCCTCAACACTATCGCCACCAGAGCCTTCAGCTCGTCCGTCGTTGCGACCTCTGCCCAGCGCAAGTCTCTTTTCCACAAACTGTTCAGGATCCCTCTTGACGTTGGTGCCATCGGGACTGTTTTGGCCACCACCTGGATGGGTGCCTCCATCTACAGAGAGGCTAACCCCAGAAACCAGAAGCCCCAAACCGCCCTCACTGCTGCCGGagcagagaaaaagagcattGTGATTCTTGGGAGTGGATGGGGTGCCGCATCGATGCTCAAAGATCTCGATACTAGTTTGTACAATGTGACCGTTGTTTCTCCTAGAAGCTACTTTCTGTTCACGCCTCTGCTGCCTTCTGCGCCTACTGGAACCATCGAGGCCAGATCCATCGTCGAGCCAATCAGATCGATCGCCAAGAGAACTCCTGCAGAGGTGACTTACATCGAGGCCGACGCTACAGACGTCGACGTGACGAAAAATACTCTGAAAATTAAATTCCCCGAGTCCAACGCCGATGCAGAGGAGCTCGTCAAGGAGGTCAAGTACGACTACCTCGTCGTTGCTGTCGGTGCGCAGCCATCCACTTTCAACATTCCTGGCGTTGCCGAGCACGCTTGTTTCTTGAAAGAGCTGCCTGACGCGATCCAGGTTAGAAAGCGCTTCTTGGAGTGCGTTGAGAAGGCTTCGTTGTATCCTGAGGGAAGCgaagagagaaagagaTTGCTGCACTTTGTCGTTGTGGGAGGAGGCCCTACGGGTGTCGAGTTTGCTGGAGAACTCAAGGATTATGTGGACGAAGACCTCACTAAGTGGATGCCATCCATCGCCAAGGAGGTCCAGATCACCCTGATCGAGGCGCTCCCTAACGTGCTGAACTCGTTCTCCAAGAGCCTGTGGACGTACGCCCAAAAGACGTTTGCCGAGAACAACATCGAGCTCATCCTCAACACAGCCGTGAACAAAGTGACTGCCACCACAATCACCGCCTCcacgaaaaagaaggacgGTTCCGTGGAGCAAAAAGAGATCCCATACGGTATGCTTGTGTGGGCCGCTGGTATCCGCCCAGCCAATTTCACCAACCATCTGATCAGCAAGATCGAGGCCCAGGCCGGCGCCAGAAGAGGTCTGCTTGTCGACGAGAACCTCAAGGTCAAGGGCACCGAGAACGTGTATGCCATCGGTGACTGTGCCTTCACGGGCCACCCACCTACGGGACAGGTCGCCCACCAGGAGGGTCACTACCTTGCCTCCACGTTTGCCAAGATGGCCGCCATCGACGACTTGCAATCCGAGCTTGCCAGAGCCTCCAACTCCGACGAGAGAGCCAAGGTCCAGGCCAGACTCGACGCCGCTTTGGCCCAGATCAAGCCTTTCAAGTACAACCACCTCGGATCGTTGTCGTACGTGGGTGGAGAGAAGGCTGTTGCCGACTTGGTGTGGGGgtccttctcctccacctcTACCGGAGGTGCCTTCACCTACCTGATCTGGAGATCCTCGTACATCGCCATGTGCATCTCCGCCAGAATGAGAGCCTTGGTGGCTGCCGACTGGTTGAAGGTGTCCTTATTCGGTAGGGACTTGACTAACGAGTAG
- a CDS encoding Protein dml1, which yields MHEVITISVGPHANNIVTHFNNLQEDKLYLAPSLAQNPIDPNVHMEPVAEGSSYTFYPRTIHWEYQNGYGALAQFGAEDIDKTGYEVVEQPRVEKNKYQELLDSAQPTKSVLETDKVRYWTDFTRVLYKPRGLLSIRNWEYDYKSQTGFLKMHPERKFEGYDVGAAEYKNQPDFVDETLRQTIERCDLVNGMNLVTEVDSAWGGFSDELLADIRDEYAKTSVLTWSLTWDTERLSFERLVSRIRASVGLMRNSSLYLPLSTTPPLPKWADAADLWHVSSLQCIPLEFVNGLFAAKPALLIADFVNGLSTTRGQNVVWDITAAPHVFSCRQAYGNKGDHFFAQTAITRGVATKVDFSSLVTNGTSARHCVEYRSSVAFNSGLDSFPAAFSEEEGRTPGLCTLGVTNAPRSWFKHMAALVSRHYRGDEREELKNELETMGEQYVWGYESDDDY from the coding sequence ATGCACGAAGTTATCACGATCTCGGTCGGCCCCCACGCCAACAACATTGTGACGCATTTCAATAACCTCCAGGAAGACAAGCTGTACCTGGCGCCGTCGTTGGCGCAGAATCCGATCGACCCCAACGTTCACATGGAGCCTGTGGCGGAGGGCTCCAGTTACACGTTTTACCCACGCACCATCCATTGGGAGTACCAGAATGGGTATGGTGCCCTGGCACAGTTTGGTGCTGAGGACATCGATAAGACGGGCTacgaggttgttgagcagccgcgtgtggaaaaaaacaagtaccaggaactgctggaTTCTGCACAGCCCACTAAAAGCGTGCTGGAAACGGACAAAGTGCGGTACTGGACGGATTTTACGAGGGTGCTGTATAAGCCACGGGGGCTTTTAAGTATCAGGAACTGGGAATACGATTACAAGAGCCAGACGGGATTTTTGAAGATGCACCCAGAGAGAAAGTTTGAAGGTTATGACGTGGGGGCAGCGGAATATAAAAACCAGCCGGACTTTGTCGACGAGACGTTGCGACAGACGATAGAAAGATGCGATCTGGTGAATGGCATGAACCTAGTCACAGAAGTGGACTCAGCGTGGGGTGGGTTCTCGGACGAGTTACTGGCCGACATAAGAGACGAGTATGCAAAGACCAGTGTGCTCACGTGGAGTCTCACGTGGGACACCGAGCGACTGAGTTTTGAAAGGCTAGTAAGCCGTATCCGCGCTAGTGTGGGGCTGATGCGCAACTCCTCGCTATACCTGCCGCTAAGCACGACGCCTCCGCTGCCCAAGTGGGCGGATGCGGCAGACCTATGGCACGTCTCATCTCTCCAGTGCATCCCGCTGGAGTTTGTCAACGGTCTGTTTGCCGCCAAGCCGGCGCTCCTGATAGCCGATTTTGTGAACGGCTTGAGCACGACGAGGGGCCAAAATGTGGTGTGGGACATAACCGCTGCACCCCATGTTTTTAGTTGCCGCCAGGCGTACGGAAACAAGGGAGATCATTTTTTCGCCCAGACGGCAATCACAAGAGGGGTAGCAACCAAAGTGGACTTTTCCAGTCTTGTCACCAACGGCACCTCGGCCAGACACTGTGTCGAGTACCGTTCGTCCGTCGCATTCAACAGCGGTCTCGACAGCTTTCCTGCAGCCTTTAGCGAAGAGGAGGGACGCACCCCTGGTTTATGCACCTTGGGAGTCACCAACGCGCCGCGCAGCTGGTTCAAACACATGGCCGCGCTGGTGTCACGGCACTACCGAGGCGATGAGCgcgaggagctcaagaacgagctcgAAACTATGGGCGAGCAGTACGTGTGGGGGTATGAGTCGGATGACGACTATTGA
- a CDS encoding RRP14 Required for normal pre-rRNA Processing, Protein required for cell viability has translation MGNNSLEDRLKEHANAFDGLLSLIPAKYYYDEDTSNQWQQKKQSKSQAKENKKAKLDPEATRDVSAKEEKDRHALEAKPVIIPGKKQESVPAEEPAAVEAQEPASTTTDTELKLDDATIVFDDDGDGDIAPPPPRKSKQQLTPDKKKEKAENLAKLRAKLAEKINTLKEKRKAPGTKFATVTSRQQILEERRKKEALRRQQKKTKEEKDDDDDDKSSSEDEDMDDKEDKEDVVMYNNIEFNEGERATSDLSGVRKVGRRKGPSNNDVKAHLKKAEQEKAKLASMDKEQAQAAEEKHKWNKALAGAQGIKVKDDVKLLKKALKRKEAKKRKSEREWGERKQFVADQIKAKQDRREENLRIRRENKGKSRKHQTKQLRSFKGATRAPKRAGFEGKIKRKS, from the exons ATGGGGAATAACTCTTTAGAG GATCGTCTGAAAGAGCACGCCAATGCATTTGATGGGCTGCTGTCCTTGATTCCAGCAAAGTACTACTACGATGAGGACACGTCCAATCAGtggcagcagaagaagcaAAGCAAGAGCCAGGCCAAAGAGAACAAGAAAGCCAAGCTGGATCCAGAGGCCACTAGAGACGTGAGTGCAAAGGAAGAGAAGGACAGACACGCTCTCGAGGCGAAGCCGGTGATAATACCGGGCAAGAAGCAGGAGTCCGTGCCAGCGGAGGAACCTGCGGCTGTGGAGGCTCAGGAGCCTGCAAGCACAACCACCGACACAGAACTGAAACTTGACGACGCTACGATAGTATTTGATGACGACGGCGACGGTGACATCGCACCGCCACCCCCACGTAAATCTAAACAGCAGCTCACCCcagacaagaagaaggagaaagcAGAGAACCTGGCAAAGCTGCGGGCGAAACTGgccgagaaaatcaacacattgaaggagaagcGCAAGGCACCAGGTACTAAGTTTGCCACGGTGACGTCTCGAcagcagattttggaggagagGCGCAAAAAAGAGGCTCTCAGAAGACAGCAGAAAAAGACCAAGGAAGagaaagacgacgacgacgacgacaagtCGagcagcgaggacgaggacatggATGATAAAGAGGACAAGGAGGATGTGGTGATGTACAATAATATCGAGTTTAACGAGGGAGAAAGAGCCACGTCGGATCTGAGCGGGGTGCGCAAGGTGGGGCGTCGGAAGGGGCCATCGAACAACGACGTCAAGGCGCATCTGAAGAAGgcggagcaggagaaggCGAAGCTGGCATCCATGGACAAAGAGCAGGCACAGGCTGCGGAGGAGAAGCACAAGTGGAATAAGGCCCTTGCGGGTGCTCAGGGGATTAAAGTGAAGGACGACGTGAAGCTCTTGAAAAAGGCCCTCAAGCGcaaggaggccaagaagaggaagagtGAGCGCGAGTGGGGGGAGCGCAAGCAGTTTGTGGCAGACCagatcaaggccaagcaggaCAGAAGGGAGGAGAACCTGCGGATCCGGCGCGAAAACAAGGGCAAGAGCCGCAAGCACCAGACCAAACAGCTGCGCTCGTTCAAAGGCGCGACGCGGGCCCCGAAAAGAGCTGGCTTCGAGGGCAAAATAAAGAGAAAGAGCTAA